A region of Paenimyroides aestuarii DNA encodes the following proteins:
- a CDS encoding DUF983 domain-containing protein: MSYVNKVLKGTCPKCGQTKVFKKKGNPFLFSMPVMNERCANCNYSFHREPGFYFGGMYMSYALTVAEMVAVFVLGLLFKLNFFSIFIAVVVVIILLSTFNYRMSRLMWLNLFYKNDQEE; this comes from the coding sequence ATGTCTTACGTTAATAAAGTTTTAAAGGGAACTTGTCCAAAATGCGGGCAAACCAAAGTGTTTAAAAAGAAAGGAAATCCGTTTTTGTTTTCAATGCCCGTTATGAACGAGCGTTGTGCAAATTGTAACTATTCGTTTCACCGTGAACCTGGTTTTTATTTTGGCGGTATGTATATGAGCTATGCGTTGACTGTTGCAGAAATGGTAGCCGTTTTTGTGTTGGGTTTATTATTTAAACTAAACTTTTTCAGCATTTTTATTGCCGTTGTGGTTGTAATTATTTTGCTATCTACTTTTAATTACCGCATGTCGCGTTTAATGTGGTTGAATTTATTTTACAAAAACGATCAAGAAGAATAG
- a CDS encoding AraC family transcriptional regulator: MSEITLLKINDFKTTNSPNSFYTNTIANHLQLHHSRIEKPHRHNFYAVFLFTKGTGTHEIDFNRYDVKAGSVFFLYPGQTHSWELSDDADGFIFFHSEDFYEMIYLNDSIKDFPFFESNFSEKCIYLNEYQSKHIQTLFEQIINETTNQQLKNKQLMVAYLTQMYIHLNRFHEKQNPINLTHLKHYQTLFSNFEKLVDLHFKENKSASQYADLLNITQKHLNRIVQSVTQKTTTQIITERVILEAKRQLLYTDLTLNEIALKLGFNDYTYFSRLFKKNTGIKASDFKKQYQLDR; this comes from the coding sequence ATGTCTGAAATTACACTGTTAAAAATTAACGATTTTAAAACAACAAATAGTCCCAATTCATTTTACACCAATACCATTGCAAACCACTTGCAGTTGCATCATTCGCGGATTGAAAAACCACATAGGCATAATTTTTATGCCGTTTTTTTATTCACCAAAGGCACCGGCACACACGAGATTGATTTTAATAGATATGATGTAAAGGCAGGTTCGGTTTTTTTTCTTTATCCCGGACAAACGCATTCATGGGAATTGTCTGATGATGCCGATGGATTTATTTTCTTTCATTCAGAAGATTTTTACGAAATGATTTATTTGAATGATTCCATTAAAGATTTTCCGTTTTTTGAATCGAACTTCTCTGAAAAATGTATTTACTTAAACGAATATCAAAGCAAGCATATTCAGACTTTGTTCGAGCAAATTATTAACGAAACCACCAATCAACAATTGAAAAACAAACAGTTGATGGTGGCTTATCTTACCCAAATGTATATTCATTTGAACCGGTTTCACGAAAAACAAAACCCCATAAACCTAACCCATTTAAAACATTATCAAACTTTGTTTTCAAACTTTGAAAAATTGGTAGATTTGCATTTTAAAGAAAACAAATCGGCATCACAATATGCTGATTTATTGAATATTACTCAAAAACATTTAAACCGTATTGTGCAATCTGTTACTCAAAAAACCACTACGCAAATTATCACCGAACGTGTAATTTTAGAAGCAAAAAGACAGTTGCTTTATACCGATTTAACCTTAAACGAAATTGCTTTAAAACTCGGTTTTAACGATTATACCTATTTTTCGCGTTTGTTTAAAAAAAACACGGGAATCAAGGCATCCGATTTTAAAAAGCAATATCAACTAGACCGTTAA
- a CDS encoding DUF748 domain-containing protein, with protein MKLSKPIKTIGIVAISLLLLALIANIVINLLIKNQLPAIINKQNDTAYDLTYEDLSFSIFNNSISIENAAITPKKQRNIKKDIDFYGKIERISVTGVNFFELIKDKNLKAYTISVIGPDLTVIKPQERDTLKSTSKLTSVIDIDKISVEKAHLRMVDAANDTLFHEVFNFNAEINGIHMGEYTAQKDIPFTYTDYTFKIDSLYSRVNDLQMVKSEEIAIDKDQISVTNFRMLPFKSSKEFKQNDLQSSTRLLVEVPKLHLKNTDWGYEGFDLFVNVHTIEIDAIKVHILDQKDQKTVQNELPDNSKSNQSLIPFKLDINEIHINKSVFNSLESFMVNNVNIKIKKLSNRVNQQLSIDEFQLNNPKFVHIPKKNPSKKSNNNNELNDLVFIKKVTVNNAHYTLKEPSGAADKLSVEKFNLSLNNIRVDDETLAQKVPFTYENPLLTTGKIDFDTNGIYKIQAQSTKIQQKNASVTHFKLIPKISKAQHKAQLKYAQDYYNVSVNNLLLHNFTWGFDAQEAFFIKFNEVVLNNMDATIYRDVSVPLNPEENHLYSYRLRNVEFPFEVATLKIKNSKLSYSEDTQNTTSPGKLSFSDFNLTAKNLYSGYKRSSGPKTQINVRTKFMQQGDLVASWQFDIMDRSERFNINGDLKNFPATAMNPFLKPYLNVQANGTIDHMAFNFSGNNNTANGHYAMDFNNLKMKLFNKENKERKLLTAAANLVVRTDTDGFKKVAIKPVDRIKEKSFFNYLWQCIMQGLKQTVI; from the coding sequence ATGAAACTTTCTAAACCAATAAAAACAATAGGAATTGTTGCTATAAGCCTTCTCTTGCTTGCCCTTATTGCAAACATCGTCATAAATTTACTTATAAAAAACCAGCTTCCTGCGATTATCAATAAGCAAAACGATACAGCTTATGATTTAACTTACGAAGACCTAAGTTTTTCGATTTTTAATAACAGTATTTCGATTGAAAATGCAGCAATAACACCTAAAAAGCAGCGCAATATTAAGAAAGATATTGATTTCTATGGAAAAATTGAACGAATCAGCGTGACCGGTGTCAATTTTTTTGAATTGATAAAAGATAAAAATTTAAAAGCTTATACCATTTCGGTGATTGGTCCGGATTTAACAGTTATAAAACCACAAGAACGTGACACTTTAAAAAGCACCTCCAAACTTACTTCGGTTATTGATATTGATAAAATTAGCGTAGAAAAAGCTCATTTGCGTATGGTAGATGCTGCAAACGATACGCTTTTTCACGAAGTTTTTAATTTTAATGCAGAAATAAACGGAATTCATATGGGCGAATATACGGCGCAAAAAGACATTCCGTTTACTTATACCGATTACACCTTTAAAATCGATTCGCTTTACAGCAGGGTCAACGATTTGCAGATGGTGAAATCTGAAGAAATTGCAATTGATAAAGACCAAATTTCGGTTACAAATTTTAGAATGCTTCCTTTTAAATCTTCCAAAGAATTCAAGCAAAACGACTTGCAATCAAGCACCCGACTTTTAGTGGAAGTTCCCAAGTTGCATTTAAAAAATACCGATTGGGGATATGAAGGTTTTGACTTGTTTGTAAATGTTCACACTATTGAAATCGATGCTATAAAGGTGCATATCTTAGATCAAAAAGACCAAAAAACGGTTCAAAATGAATTGCCAGATAATTCAAAAAGCAATCAATCGCTTATTCCTTTTAAGCTGGATATTAACGAAATACACATCAATAAATCGGTTTTTAATTCTTTGGAATCATTTATGGTGAACAACGTAAATATCAAAATAAAAAAACTTTCAAACCGAGTAAACCAGCAACTTTCTATTGATGAATTTCAGTTGAATAATCCCAAATTTGTACATATTCCTAAGAAAAATCCTTCAAAAAAGTCAAACAATAACAATGAATTGAACGATTTGGTTTTTATTAAAAAAGTAACCGTAAACAATGCCCACTACACATTAAAAGAGCCTTCAGGCGCTGCCGATAAATTAAGTGTTGAAAAATTTAATTTATCATTAAATAATATTCGGGTGGATGATGAAACACTGGCACAAAAAGTTCCGTTTACCTATGAAAATCCTTTGCTAACCACAGGAAAAATTGATTTTGATACCAATGGAATCTACAAAATACAGGCGCAATCTACCAAAATTCAACAAAAAAATGCATCGGTTACTCATTTTAAATTGATACCTAAGATTTCAAAAGCGCAGCATAAAGCCCAACTAAAATACGCCCAAGATTATTACAATGTTTCGGTTAACAACTTGTTGCTCCATAATTTTACGTGGGGATTTGATGCCCAAGAAGCATTTTTTATTAAATTTAACGAAGTGGTGCTCAACAATATGGATGCTACAATTTATCGCGATGTTTCCGTTCCGCTCAACCCAGAGGAAAATCACTTGTACAGTTACAGATTGCGAAATGTAGAATTTCCGTTTGAAGTAGCCACTTTAAAAATTAAAAATTCTAAGCTTTCTTATTCAGAAGACACCCAAAACACAACCAGTCCGGGCAAGCTCAGTTTTAGTGATTTTAACCTTACTGCTAAAAATCTTTATAGTGGTTACAAGCGTTCATCAGGACCCAAAACACAAATAAACGTGCGTACAAAATTCATGCAACAAGGAGATTTGGTGGCAAGTTGGCAATTTGACATCATGGATCGATCAGAACGATTCAATATCAATGGCGATTTAAAGAATTTTCCTGCCACAGCTATGAATCCGTTCTTGAAACCTTATTTAAATGTGCAGGCCAACGGAACAATTGACCACATGGCTTTTAACTTCAGCGGAAACAACAATACCGCAAACGGACATTATGCTATGGATTTCAACAATCTGAAAATGAAGCTGTTTAATAAAGAAAACAAAGAACGGAAACTGTTAACGGCAGCTGCCAATTTGGTGGTGCGAACTGATACCGATGGATTTAAAAAAGTAGCAATAAAACCTGTGGACCGCATCAAAGAAAAATCGTTCTTTAATTATTTGTGGCAATGTATTATGCAAGGGCTAAAGCAAACGGTTATTTAA